Proteins found in one Salvia splendens isolate huo1 unplaced genomic scaffold, SspV2 ctg906, whole genome shotgun sequence genomic segment:
- the LOC121791775 gene encoding uncharacterized protein At2g34160-like yields the protein MEEITEGVNNINIAETQKKNRIQVSNTKKPLFFYVNLAKRYMLQHNEVELSGLGMAISTVVSVAEILKNNGFAVEKKIMTSTVEIKDDSRGRPVQKAKIEVVLGKTANFDELMAVAQEARENGNGEE from the exons ATGGAAGAGATAACGGAAGGAGTGAACAATATTAATATTGCTGAAACCCAGAAGAAGAACCGAATTCAGGTTTCCAACACAAAGAAGCCGCTTTTCTTTTACGTTAATCTCGCAAAG AGGTATATGCTACAACACAATGAGGTGGAGCTTTCAGGACTTGGCATGG CAATTTCAACAGTTGTTTCAGTTGCTGAAATTCTGAAGAACAATGGATTTGCTGTTGAGAAGA AAATCATGACATCCACTGTGGAAATAAAGGATGATTCTCGTGGACGGCCTGTCCAAAAAGCCAAG ATTGAAGTAGTACTTGGGAAAACAGCAAATTTTGATGAGTTAATGGCTGTGGCCCAAGAGGCTAGGGAGAATGGAAATGGTGAGGAATAA
- the LOC121791776 gene encoding probable receptor-like protein kinase At1g49730: MWFLGFSTSNRRSYLAMGAIAMVIILTAIVRKWAIYLESNDRDRRPSSKIADKSNPDHSIQVINHKTRVASSIIRTYALEELKVATSDFRIRIGVGATSYVYLAELGDGRFGAVKRVLAERGGSQKMFLDEVSVLLRISHPNLVGLLGFCLDKGEQLLLLEYVPNKSLFDRMHTRQGNYSGTLTWRNRISVALDIAYALDYLHSVADPPVIHRDIKSSNVLLINDDHAKLADFGLCKLGSHAQRAHTPIAVKGSLGYIDTIYLDTGIVSPKSDVYSFGVLLLELITGMKSLQGSSTLAEWTEEYRKSDDVEVLVKMLDPKLKLDDVNVEQLKLLVDVANVALLEDCEARPDMTQIAYRISTCLEIQPQLQPELPV, from the exons ATGTGGTTCCTTGGTTTCTCCACGTCGAATCGACGAAGCTATTTGGCCATGGGCGCGATAGCAATGGTGATAATCCTCACCGCCATTGTACGAAAATGGGCCATCTACCTCGAGTCCAATGATCGCGACCGCAGACCATCGAGCAAGATTGCTGATAAGAGCAATCCAGATCACTCGATACAAGTGATCAATCACAAGACAAGAGTTGCTTCGTCGATAATTAGGACGTACGCCCTCGAGGAGCTCAAGGTGGCCACGAGCGATTTTAGGATTAGGATTGGGGTCGGGGCCACGTCCTATGTGTACCTCGCTGAGCTTGGAGACGGAAGATTCGGAGCCGTGAAGCGCGTCTTGGCAGAGAGAGGCGGCAGCCAGAAGATGTTTCTTGATGAGGTCTCGGTTTTGCTAAGGATTTCTCATCCTAATCTCGTTGGCTTGCTTGGATTCTGTCTCGACAAAG GGGAGCAACTGCTACTTCTCGAATACGTCCCAAACAAGAGCCTATTCGACCGTATGCACACGCGGCAGGGCAACTACTCGGGCACACTGACCTGGCGCAATCGCATTAGTGTCGCGCTGGACATTGCGTACGCCCTCGATTATCTCCACTCAGTGGCCGACCCCCCTGTCATACACCGCGACATTAAGTCGTCCAATGTGCTCCTCATCAATGACGACCATGCCAAGCTTGCAGACTTCGGCCTCTGCAAGCTTGGCAGTCACGCCCAGAGGGCCCACACCCCGATAGCAGTCAAGGGCTCCCTGGGCTACATCGACACTATTTACCTAGACACGGGGATAGTGTCCCCAAAGAGCGACGTCTACAGCTTTGGAGTCTTGCTCCTGGAGCTCATCACGGGGATGAAGTCGCTCCAGGGCTCGTCCACGCTGGCTGAGTGGACGGAGGAGTACCGGAAGAGCGATGACGTGGAGGTCTTGGTCAAAATGTTGGACCCTAAGCTCAAACTTGATGATGTTAATGTTGAGCAGCTCAAATTATTGGTGGATGTTGCAAATGTTGCTCTGCTTGAGGATTGTGAAGCACGGCCAGATATGACACAAATTGCTTACAGAATTTCAACTTGCTTGGAAATTCAACCTCAATTGCAACCTGAGTTGCCAGTTTAG
- the LOC121791774 gene encoding probable polygalacturonase At1g80170: MKSASSPITIKYSFLHLLSIILYFLSNTAKSNGFHSIIQLPSSGLSRNSNKQKTVVLNIDKFGARGDGITDDSKILQDVWKVACSMSSSPAKIVIPSGNSYLVNPTNLGGPCNSHVTLSISGTIVAPREPEVWDAFDALKWLYFHDVNDLTVEGDGAINGMGQKWWDQSCKRNKSHPCTNAPRAITFHKCNNLKIRDITLVNSQKNHLVFTNCRHVAASRLRVIAPSDSPNTDGVHISESTHVQLKDSTIATGDDCVSIVSNSTRISINNVICGPGHGISIGSLGKSKSSATVHDIVVDGVTMFDTENGVRIKTWQGGSGYAQKIIFRNIKMRNVSNPIIIDQYYCDSSSPCANQTSAVSIDSISFRNIKGTSATEEAITLSCSDSHPCKKLYLDDIELVSLSGTAKSFCWKAYGTSSGLIRPPSCLSSPETIFLPNIKSEPTRVESDDDRASI, encoded by the exons ATGAAATCTGCTTCTTCTCCAATCACCATCAAATATTCTTTTCTTCACTTACTAAGCATCATCCTTTATTTTCTCTCAAACACTGCAAAATCAAATGGTTTCCACTCCATAATTCAGCTCCCTTCATCTGGGCTCTCAAGAAACAGCAACAAGCAAAAAACTGTGGTTCTAAACATTGATAAATTTGGTGCTAGAGGGGATGGAATCACTGATGACAGCAAG ATTCTGCAAGATGTTTGGAAGGTTGCCTGTTCTATGTCTTCATCGCCTGCGAAAATTGTTATTCCTTCTGGGAATTCTTATCTAGTCAATCCTACCAACTTAGGTGGGCCTTGCAACTCACATGTGACCTTGAGT ATTTCTGGTACTATCGTTGCACCACGAGAACCTGAGGTCTGGGATGCTTTTGATGCTCTTAAATGGCTTTACTTCCATGATGTAAACGACCTCACAGTAGAGGGGGATGGAGCGATCAATGGTATGGGCCAAAAATGGTGGGATCAATCGTGCAAGAGAAACAAATCGCAT CCTTGCACCAATGCACCAAGG GCTATCACTTTCCACAAATGCAACAACTTGAAAATCAGGGACATTACTTTGGTTAACAGTCAAAAGAATCACTTGGTGTTTACCAACTGCAGGCACGTTGCAGCTTCCCGTCTCAGAGTTATAGCACCATCTGATAGCCCCAATACTGATGGGGTTCACATAAGTGAATCAACACATGTCCAACTCAAGGATTCCACTATTGCTACAG GAGATGACTGTGTATCCATAGTCAGCAATTCTACAAGAATTAGTATAAATAATGTCATCTGTGGACCTGGTCATGGTATAAG CATAGGAAGTTTGGGAAAATCGAAGTCATCAGCTACAGTGCACGATATTGTTGTCGATGGTGTGACTATGTTTGATACTGAGAACGGGGTCAGGATCAAAACATGGCAG GGAGGCAGTGGTTATGCACAGAAAATCATCTTTCGTAACATAAAAATGCGTAATGTCTCTAATCCCATTATCATAGATCAATATTACTGCGACTCATCATCGCCTTGTGCAAACCAG ACTTCAGCAGTGAGCATCGACAGCATCTCTTTCCGGAACATCAAAGGCACATCAGCAACAGAGGAGGCTATTACACTGTCATGCAGCGACAGTCATCCATGCAAGAAACTGTACTTGGACGATATTGAACTCGTGTCGTTGTCTGGGACTGCAAAGTCGTTCTGCTGGAAGGCATACGGGACAAGCTCGGGTCTGATACGCCCTCCGTCTTGCTTATCATCTCCAGAGACTATCTTTCTACCCAACATCAAGTCCGAGCCAACAAGAGTGGAGAGTGATGATGATCGTGCTTCCATTTAA
- the LOC121791772 gene encoding MAPK kinase substrate protein At1g80180-like has product MESLQRSAISFRRQGSSGYVWDDKFLADQFNKVANERKEESSTSTTTEENKEDPIPIATAAKKSPPPPAGLAIDRSRSNGGRGFRTGKVSPAVEPPSPRVSAFGCCGAFGKREKTRRRPPKSGKRVM; this is encoded by the coding sequence ATGGAGAGCTTGCAGAGATCTGCTATATCGTTCCGGCGACAAGGCTCGTCGGGATACGTATGGGACGACAAATTCCTCGCCGACCAGTTTAATAAGGTCGCGAACGAGCGGAAGGAGGAGAGCAGCACCAGCACCACCACGGAGGAGAATAAAGAGGATCCAATTCCAATAGCCACCGCCGCAAAGaaatcgccgccgccgcccgctgGATTGGCGATCGATAGGAGCCGATCCAACGGCGGAAGGGGATTCCGTACCGGAAAGGTGTCTCCGGCGGTTGAACCGCCTTCGCCTAGGGTTTCGGCGTTCGGATGCTGCGGTGCTTTCGGGAAACGAGAGAAGACGCGCCGCCGGCCGCCGAAGTCCGGTAAGCGCGTGATGTGA